A genomic stretch from Bacillota bacterium includes:
- a CDS encoding phytanoyl-CoA dioxygenase family protein yields the protein MSFPLPTESDVQFYRENGYWIAPKILSDDELELLREHHAKVIAGEYHTQRPPWSRNIEPGQPLDRIVKIDNSYWSDSVIAKVVLHPVIGEMAARLTGAKGIRLWHDQLLYKPPDTGARGNVGWHQDYGYWQCAEPAELLTAWLALDDVTEENGCMQVVPGSHKWGLIPEGNFFEQDLEKLQQRIEQVTGQPWRTVKCEMPAGALSFHHCLTIHGSGPNLSQRPRRSWAIHLLPDGTRYRAGTPSDKHMNVYLLGGKHGDPFTGPYFPLLYREGERGNIWESVA from the coding sequence ATGTCCTTTCCGTTGCCGACCGAAAGCGATGTGCAGTTTTATCGGGAAAACGGCTACTGGATTGCCCCCAAAATCCTCTCCGACGATGAGCTGGAGCTTTTGCGCGAGCATCATGCGAAGGTCATCGCAGGTGAATACCACACCCAACGTCCCCCGTGGAGCCGCAACATCGAGCCGGGGCAGCCACTGGATCGAATCGTCAAGATCGACAACAGCTACTGGAGCGATTCGGTCATCGCCAAAGTGGTGCTGCATCCCGTGATCGGCGAGATGGCGGCACGGTTGACGGGCGCGAAGGGCATTCGCCTCTGGCACGACCAGTTGCTCTATAAGCCACCAGATACCGGCGCGCGCGGCAACGTCGGCTGGCATCAGGATTACGGTTACTGGCAGTGCGCGGAGCCTGCCGAACTGCTTACCGCCTGGCTTGCGCTGGACGACGTGACCGAAGAGAACGGCTGTATGCAGGTGGTACCTGGCAGCCACAAATGGGGGCTCATTCCCGAAGGCAACTTTTTCGAGCAAGACCTCGAGAAGTTGCAGCAACGCATCGAGCAAGTCACGGGTCAGCCGTGGCGCACGGTGAAGTGCGAGATGCCTGCGGGCGCGTTGAGCTTTCATCATTGTCTGACCATCCACGGTAGCGGCCCCAATCTGAGTCAACGTCCACGCCGCTCATGGGCAATCCACCTGCTGCCTGACGGTACGCGCTACCGTGCCGGCACCCCCAGCGATAAGCACATGAACGTGTATCTGCTGGGTGGCAAGCATGGTGACCCGTTTACCGGTCCGTATTTCCCACTGCTCTATCGTGAAGGGGAACGCGGCAACATCTGGGAATCTGTCGCGTAA
- the yicI gene encoding alpha-xylosidase, which yields MKFSKGVWLMREGVTPHYAVHVHDFEHDDRSLTLYAPDKWVTTRVATLDTPLLTVKVSSPFENVIRVQIWHHRGTLVRPPHFELQALPPPAVQIEEGAGYVALTTGRLTARVHTEGEWLLAFCDGEKRITTSGAKSIAYMDTPEGRFMVAQLGLGVGECVYGLGERFTPFVKNGQVVEMWNEDGGTATEIAYKNIPFYLTNRGYGVFVAHPEKVSFEIASENVERVQFSVPGEYLEYYLIYGPSPKDVISRYTALTGRPALPPAWSFGLWLSTSFTTDYDEQTVTSFIQGMAEREIPLSVFHFDCFWMREFHWCDFVWDRRVFPDPAGMLSRLKERGLHICVWMNPYIAQRSHLFEEGMERGYLLKRPDGSVWQTDLWQAGMGIVDFTNPGAREWFKDKLRRLLDMGVDCFKTDFGERIPTDVVYHDGSDPVRMHNFYSYLYNKTVYELLTEVRGEGEAVLFARSATAGGQKFPVHWGGDCTATYESMAESLRGGLSLSLCGFGFWSHDIGGFVDTAPADLYKRWCAFGLLSSHSRLHGSSSYRVPWLFDEEAVDVLRFFTRLKCRLMPYLFQCAREAHEMGIPVMRAMFVEFPDDPGCDTLDRQYMLGPSLLVAPVFSPDGWVDYYLPSGRWTNLLSGQVLEGGRWVREQHDFFSLPLMVRPNSVLPAGSIDNRPDYDYADGVTFHVFELDDGAEVQTVVPTVTGKTALVLHTTRTGNQVTFRAEGDTRRWQVLLRNILAVQAVESAQAVREREGLVLLPVGDAREMVVRL from the coding sequence ATGAAGTTTTCCAAAGGCGTCTGGCTCATGCGCGAGGGCGTAACGCCCCACTACGCCGTGCATGTCCATGACTTCGAACACGACGACAGGTCACTGACTCTGTACGCGCCCGATAAGTGGGTAACCACTCGGGTGGCGACGCTGGACACACCGCTGCTGACGGTAAAGGTCTCCTCGCCATTCGAGAACGTGATACGCGTGCAAATCTGGCATCACAGAGGCACGCTGGTGCGCCCACCGCACTTTGAACTGCAAGCGTTGCCGCCTCCTGCGGTGCAGATAGAGGAAGGCGCGGGATACGTTGCTCTGACTACCGGACGGCTGACCGCGCGTGTGCATACCGAGGGCGAGTGGCTGTTAGCGTTTTGCGACGGTGAAAAGCGGATTACTACCTCTGGCGCAAAAAGCATCGCTTACATGGACACTCCCGAAGGACGGTTCATGGTGGCGCAACTCGGGCTGGGTGTGGGTGAATGCGTCTACGGATTGGGAGAGCGGTTCACGCCGTTTGTGAAGAACGGGCAGGTCGTGGAGATGTGGAATGAGGACGGCGGCACCGCCACCGAGATTGCCTACAAAAACATCCCTTTCTATCTCACCAATCGCGGTTACGGGGTGTTCGTCGCGCATCCGGAGAAAGTCTCCTTCGAGATTGCTTCCGAAAACGTGGAGCGCGTGCAGTTCAGCGTGCCGGGCGAGTATCTGGAGTATTACCTCATCTACGGACCGTCACCGAAGGACGTTATCTCACGGTATACCGCTTTGACAGGGCGTCCCGCCCTCCCGCCTGCGTGGTCGTTCGGGCTGTGGCTCAGCACCTCCTTCACCACTGATTACGATGAGCAGACGGTCACTTCGTTCATTCAGGGGATGGCGGAACGCGAGATTCCGCTGAGCGTGTTTCATTTTGACTGCTTCTGGATGCGTGAGTTCCACTGGTGCGACTTCGTGTGGGACAGGCGTGTCTTCCCCGACCCCGCGGGGATGCTAAGCCGCCTGAAGGAGCGCGGTTTGCACATCTGCGTGTGGATGAACCCGTACATCGCTCAGCGGTCGCACCTGTTCGAGGAGGGCATGGAGCGCGGATACCTGCTCAAACGCCCTGACGGCAGCGTGTGGCAGACCGACCTCTGGCAGGCGGGCATGGGCATTGTGGACTTCACCAACCCTGGGGCGCGCGAGTGGTTCAAAGACAAACTGCGCAGATTGCTGGACATGGGCGTGGATTGCTTCAAAACCGACTTCGGTGAGCGCATCCCCACCGACGTGGTGTACCACGACGGCTCCGACCCCGTGCGAATGCACAATTTTTACTCCTACCTGTATAACAAAACGGTATACGAACTGCTCACGGAGGTGCGGGGCGAAGGCGAGGCGGTGCTCTTCGCACGGTCAGCAACGGCAGGCGGTCAGAAGTTTCCCGTGCACTGGGGCGGCGACTGCACCGCCACCTACGAGTCGATGGCGGAGAGCTTGCGCGGCGGGCTTTCGTTGAGCCTGTGCGGGTTTGGCTTTTGGAGTCACGATATCGGTGGCTTCGTGGACACCGCTCCCGCCGACCTGTACAAACGCTGGTGCGCCTTCGGGTTGCTCTCCTCCCACAGTCGACTGCACGGCAGCAGCTCCTACCGCGTGCCCTGGCTGTTCGACGAAGAAGCCGTAGACGTGTTGCGCTTCTTTACGCGGCTGAAGTGTCGTCTGATGCCCTACCTGTTCCAGTGCGCTCGCGAGGCGCATGAGATGGGCATTCCTGTGATGCGTGCGATGTTTGTGGAGTTCCCGGACGACCCCGGCTGTGACACGCTGGACAGGCAGTATATGCTGGGCCCGAGTTTGCTGGTTGCGCCCGTCTTCTCGCCCGACGGGTGGGTGGATTACTACCTGCCCTCTGGACGCTGGACGAATCTGCTCAGCGGGCAGGTACTGGAAGGCGGACGCTGGGTGCGTGAGCAACACGACTTCTTCAGCCTGCCGCTCATGGTGCGACCGAACTCCGTGCTGCCCGCAGGTTCGATAGACAATCGCCCCGATTACGACTACGCGGACGGCGTTACTTTCCATGTGTTTGAGCTGGATGATGGTGCGGAGGTGCAGACCGTCGTGCCGACCGTGACGGGAAAGACAGCCCTTGTGCTGCACACCACACGCACGGGCAATCAGGTAACTTTCCGCGCCGAGGGCGACACCCGTCGCTGGCAGGTGTTGCTGCGCAATATCCTTGCAGTGCAAGCAGTGGAGAGTGCGCAGGCAGTCAGGGAGCGCGAAGGACTCGTTCTGCTGCCAGTAGGCGATGCTCGCGAGATGGTGGTTCGGCTGTAG